The window AGCTGCTTGTGGCGGGCATGGAAGGGGCTAACGCGGAGGTTGCGGGGAGAGAGCTTGGGCTGGAGCGGGTGCATCACATCGTAGATTTCCACGAAGTTCTGCTGGGAGGTTTCGCTGACGTATTCGGGGGTCAGCTGGACCTCTTCGAAGCGGTGGATGTCGCAGTCTCCCAGATCAATCTGGGACTTTCCGTCCACGAGCAGTTCGGCCACGGCGCGGGCAATGCCGGCAGAGTGGGTGACCCAGACGGCTTCGGCCACGAAGAAGCCGTCCACTTCCTTGGATTCGCCAACCAGTGAGCCGCCGTCCGGAGTGAAGGAAAAGATGCCGTTGAAGCCATCCTCAATTTCGCTTTCGCGGAGGGCGGGCAGGATCTGCTTGGTTGCTTCCCACGCGGGGAGGAAGTCTTCCAAGGTGAAGTCCAGGCGGGAGGGCATGTTGTGTTCGGTGATGCTGCTGGGCTCGTAGCTGCCAAGCTCATCGAGGTCCACGGGCATGGGACGGTGAGCGTAGGAGCCAATGCCGTAACGTTCGCCGTGCTCGCGGTAGTAGAGGTCCTGGTCCTGGTGGCGCAGGATGGGCAGCTGAGCGCCGTTGGGCAGCTCGTTCTTGCCCTTCTGGGCGGGAACCGGCGTGGTCTTTACATATTGGTGTGCCAACGGGAGGAGCGGTACGGACATCCCGATCAGCTCGCCCACCTTGGCACCCCAGAATCCGGCACAGGAAACCACGATGTCCGCGGGGATCACGCCGTCGGCAGTCTCGACGCCGGTCACGCGGGAGTTTGACTGCTCGATTCCGGTCACCTCGGTGTTGCCGATGTACTTGACGCCGGCGGCTTCGGTGCGCTTGAGCAGCAACTGCACGGCGCGGGCCGCTAGAGCCAGGCCATCGGTGGGGACGTGGAGGCCACCGAGGATGTCTTCCTCATTGATCAGCGGGTAGAGCTCCTTGCATTCCTCGCGGGAGAGGATCTTGCCGTCGATGCCCCATGACTGCGCGTAGCCGAGCTTGCGCTTCAGGTCCGCCAGGCGGGTCTCCGTGGTGGCAACTTCCAGTCCGCCCACCTGGTTGAAGCAGCTCTGTCCATCCTCGGTGAGGGACAGGAGCTTTTCCACCGTGTACTTGGCAAACAGTGCCATGGACTTGGAGGGGTTGGTCTGGAACACCAGGCCCGGTGCGTGGGACGTGGAGCCACCGGGCATATTCAGGGGTCCTTGGTCCAGGACGGTGATGTTGTTCCAACCGCGGGTGACCAGTTCGTCGGCGAGGTTGGTGCCAACAATCCCAGCTCCGATGATGACAATGCGAGGCGTGGATGCCATGGGGGTTCTCCTGCTGAAGTTAAAGGGGTGAGTCTGCTGGTGTTCTAGTGCTTGGTTTAGCGGAAAACCACTGTGCTGGTCTGGTCCAGCAGCACGCGGTGTTCGCAGTGCCACCTGACAGCGCGGGACAACGCCAGTGCTTCGGCGTCCTGGCCCACGGTTGAGAGGGTGGTGGGGCCGTAGCTGTGATCGACGCGGATGACTTCCTGCTCGATGATCGGTCCCTCGTCCAGGTCCGCAGTGACGTAGTGGGCAGTGGCACCCACAAGTTTCACGCCGCGGTCGTAGGCCTGGTGGTAAGGGCGGGCGCCCTTGAATCCCGGCAGGAACGAGTGATGGATGTTGATGGCGCGTCCTTCGAGGGCGCGGCACAAATCGTCCGAAAGCACCTGCATGTAGCGTGCCAGCACAACGAGGTCCACGTTGTACTCCTCCACCAGGTCCAAAAGCTTCTGCTCGGCCTCTGCCTTGGTATCCGGGGTGACGGGAAGGTAGACGAAGGGCAGGCCGGCGGCTTCCGCCATGGCACGGTGCGTTTCATGGTTGGAGGCAACCACCACGAGGTCACCGCCGAGGCTGCCACCCCGCCAGCGGAAGATGAGGTCATTCAGGCAGTGCCCGAACTTGGAGACCATCACCAGGACCCGCTTTTTGGTTTTGTCATGGAAGCTGAACTTCATCTCGAAGCGTTCGGCAATCGCGTTGAACTCCTCTTCGAGCCGCTCCGGTGAGTAGGACAGCGGGCCGGAG is drawn from Arthrobacter sp. 31Y and contains these coding sequences:
- the purU gene encoding formyltetrahydrofolate deformylase, with translation MTLVATDSPVSTLPKPELLKEEQAQKFVLTLSCVERAGIVQAVTTFLYERGFNIEEHQQFDDGLRQTLHLRTAFSGPLSYSPERLEEEFNAIAERFEMKFSFHDKTKKRVLVMVSKFGHCLNDLIFRWRGGSLGGDLVVVASNHETHRAMAEAAGLPFVYLPVTPDTKAEAEQKLLDLVEEYNVDLVVLARYMQVLSDDLCRALEGRAINIHHSFLPGFKGARPYHQAYDRGVKLVGATAHYVTADLDEGPIIEQEVIRVDHSYGPTTLSTVGQDAEALALSRAVRWHCEHRVLLDQTSTVVFR
- a CDS encoding GcvT family protein encodes the protein MASTPRIVIIGAGIVGTNLADELVTRGWNNITVLDQGPLNMPGGSTSHAPGLVFQTNPSKSMALFAKYTVEKLLSLTEDGQSCFNQVGGLEVATTETRLADLKRKLGYAQSWGIDGKILSREECKELYPLINEEDILGGLHVPTDGLALAARAVQLLLKRTEAAGVKYIGNTEVTGIEQSNSRVTGVETADGVIPADIVVSCAGFWGAKVGELIGMSVPLLPLAHQYVKTTPVPAQKGKNELPNGAQLPILRHQDQDLYYREHGERYGIGSYAHRPMPVDLDELGSYEPSSITEHNMPSRLDFTLEDFLPAWEATKQILPALRESEIEDGFNGIFSFTPDGGSLVGESKEVDGFFVAEAVWVTHSAGIARAVAELLVDGKSQIDLGDCDIHRFEEVQLTPEYVSETSQQNFVEIYDVMHPLQPKLSPRNLRVSPFHARHKQLGGYFLEGAGWERPYWFEANAELLKEMPDDWQPPARDAWSGMFSSPIAAAEAWKTRTAVAMYDMTPLKRLEVSGPGALKLLQELTTGDMSKKPGAVTYTLLLDEAGGIRSDITVARLSEDTFQLGANGNIDTAYFERAARQQTANGDAGDWVQVRDTTGGTCCIGLWGPLARDLISTVSSDDFSNDGLKYFRSKKVTIGGVTVTAMRLSYVGELGWELYTSADNGQRLWDSLWKAGQPFGVIAAGRAAFSSLRLEKGYRSWGTDMTTEHDPYEAGVGFAVKMTKENFVGKAALEGRTEEGSARRLRCLTVDDGRSLVLGKEPVFYKDQAVGYVTSAAYGYSVRKPIAYAYLPSAVSLGDSVEIEYFGRRIQATVTEDPLYDPTMSRLRG